Proteins found in one Pectobacterium atrosepticum genomic segment:
- the sbcD gene encoding exonuclease subunit SbcD has translation MRIIHTADWHLGQYFYTKSRAAEHQAFLHWLIAQVEHHHVDAIIVAGDIFDNGSPPSYAREMYYSFVVELQRTGCQLVILGGNHDSVAMLNESRGLLACLNTRVIACASDDPAQQVLLLENRQQQPGALLCAIPFLRPRDVLTSKAGQSGDEKQHALQEAITVHYQQCYQLACQKRDELGLPLPIIATGHLTTIGATASESVRDIYIGTLDAFPAQAFPPADYIALGHIHRAQRVTQSEHIRYSGSPIPLSFDELGSEKSVCLVSFIPDAPPKIDLLPIPMTQPMQLIKGCLSDIEQQLSTFQNYQGDKPVWLDIELSTQDYLSDMQKRVQAMTENLPVEVLLLRRTREQRLQAMTRQDKETLNELSVHDVFERRLATETEMEDGRQQRVRTLFNQVIDELENSESAK, from the coding sequence ATGCGCATTATCCACACCGCCGATTGGCATTTAGGGCAATATTTTTATACCAAAAGTCGCGCTGCTGAACATCAGGCTTTTCTGCACTGGCTTATCGCTCAGGTAGAACACCACCACGTCGATGCCATTATAGTCGCAGGCGATATTTTTGATAACGGTTCACCTCCCAGCTATGCGCGAGAAATGTATTATAGCTTCGTGGTAGAACTACAACGCACGGGCTGTCAGCTCGTCATTCTCGGCGGCAACCACGATTCTGTCGCGATGTTGAATGAGTCCCGTGGCTTGCTGGCCTGCCTGAACACACGCGTGATTGCCTGCGCCAGCGACGATCCGGCACAACAGGTGCTCCTGCTGGAAAACCGTCAGCAGCAGCCCGGTGCCCTGCTCTGCGCGATTCCTTTTTTACGTCCGCGTGATGTGCTAACCAGCAAAGCCGGACAATCCGGTGATGAAAAACAGCACGCGCTACAGGAAGCCATTACCGTGCACTACCAGCAGTGTTACCAGTTGGCTTGCCAAAAGCGCGATGAGCTTGGCCTACCGCTACCGATTATTGCAACCGGTCATCTGACGACGATTGGTGCAACCGCCTCGGAATCCGTGCGCGATATCTATATTGGTACGCTCGACGCTTTCCCTGCTCAGGCTTTTCCCCCTGCGGATTATATCGCCCTCGGGCATATTCACCGCGCACAGCGCGTGACCCAAAGTGAACACATTCGCTACAGCGGCTCCCCCATTCCGCTGAGTTTTGATGAACTCGGCAGCGAGAAATCCGTTTGTCTGGTCAGCTTTATACCCGATGCGCCACCGAAAATAGACCTACTGCCCATTCCCATGACCCAGCCGATGCAGCTGATTAAAGGCTGTCTGAGTGATATTGAACAACAGCTGTCCACCTTCCAGAACTATCAGGGCGATAAACCCGTGTGGCTGGATATTGAACTCAGCACGCAGGATTATCTGAGCGACATGCAAAAGCGCGTTCAGGCGATGACCGAGAACCTGCCCGTTGAGGTACTTCTGCTGCGCCGCACGCGCGAACAGCGTTTGCAGGCGATGACCCGACAGGACAAAGAAACGCTAAACGAATTGAGCGTGCATGATGTTTTTGAACGTCGTCTGGCAACGGAGACAGAAATGGAAGACGGTCGCCAACAGCGAGTGCGCACGCTGTTTAATCAGGTTATTGATGAATTAGAAAATAGCGAGTCTGCCAAATGA
- the phoB gene encoding phosphate response regulator transcription factor PhoB: MAKRILVVEDEAPIREMVCFVLEQNGYQPVEAEDYDSAVTQLSEPFPELVLLDWMLPGGSGLQFIKHMKREALTRDIPVMMLTARGEEEDRVRGLEVGADDYITKPFSPKELVARIKAVMRRISPMAVEEVIEMRGLSLDPSSHRVTTEEHALDMGPTEFKLLHFFMTHPERVYSREQLLNHVWGTNVYVEDRTVDVHIRRLRKALETSGHDKMVQTVRGTGYRFSTRY; the protein is encoded by the coding sequence ATGGCAAAACGCATATTAGTCGTGGAAGATGAAGCACCAATTCGTGAAATGGTCTGCTTTGTACTGGAACAAAATGGTTATCAACCCGTTGAAGCCGAAGATTATGACAGTGCGGTAACGCAACTGTCGGAGCCGTTCCCAGAACTGGTGTTATTGGACTGGATGCTGCCAGGAGGTTCGGGCCTGCAATTCATCAAGCATATGAAGCGCGAAGCACTTACGCGTGATATTCCGGTGATGATGCTGACAGCGCGTGGCGAAGAAGAAGACCGCGTACGCGGGCTTGAAGTGGGGGCGGATGATTACATTACCAAACCGTTTTCACCCAAAGAGCTGGTGGCGCGTATCAAAGCCGTTATGCGCCGTATTTCACCGATGGCGGTGGAAGAAGTGATTGAAATGCGCGGCCTAAGCCTTGACCCTTCCTCTCATCGCGTGACGACCGAAGAGCACGCGTTGGATATGGGGCCGACGGAATTTAAACTGCTGCATTTCTTTATGACGCATCCTGAACGTGTTTATAGCCGGGAACAGTTGCTGAATCACGTGTGGGGCACTAACGTTTATGTTGAAGATCGTACTGTCGACGTCCATATTCGTCGCCTGCGTAAAGCGCTGGAAACCAGCGGACATGACAAAATGGTGCAAACCGTTCGGGGAACGGGCTACCGTTTTTCAACGCGTTACTGA
- the phoR gene encoding phosphate regulon sensor histidine kinase PhoR, giving the protein MLERLSWKRLALELAFFCLPALLLGLIFGYLPWFLLVAVLGLLCWNFYNQLKLSYWLWVDRSMTPPPGRWSWEPLFYGLYQMQLRNRRRRRELALLIKRFRSGAESLPDAVVITTEEGTIFWCNHLAQHLLNFRWPEDNGQNILNLLRYPEFTNYMKGQDFSRPLTLQLNNSHHVEFRVMPYSEGQLLMVVRDITQMHQLEGARRNFFANVSHELRTPLTVLQGYLEMMQEDTLDAALRGKALSTMQEQTRRMDGLVKQLLTLSRIEAATAIDLNEKVDIPLMLRVLQREAQTLSQGRHEIVFRVNENLRVFGNEEQLRSAVSNLVYNAVNHTPEGTRIEVCWQKIPQGAQFQVSDNGPGIAAEHLPRLTERFYRVDKARSRQTGGSGLGLAIVKHALSHHDSRLEIMSEDGLGSRFVFTLPNRLIVPASLAENTAKPSA; this is encoded by the coding sequence GTGCTAGAACGTTTATCCTGGAAAAGGCTGGCATTGGAGCTAGCTTTTTTTTGTTTGCCCGCTTTACTGCTGGGGCTGATTTTTGGCTATCTGCCCTGGTTTCTGCTGGTCGCCGTTCTAGGCCTGCTCTGCTGGAATTTTTATAACCAGCTCAAACTCTCTTATTGGCTGTGGGTTGACCGCAGTATGACGCCGCCGCCCGGCCGCTGGAGCTGGGAGCCTCTGTTCTACGGGCTCTATCAGATGCAGTTGCGTAACCGACGCCGACGCCGGGAACTGGCGCTCCTGATCAAACGGTTTCGCAGCGGTGCCGAATCCTTGCCGGATGCCGTGGTGATCACCACCGAAGAAGGAACGATCTTCTGGTGTAATCATCTGGCGCAACACCTGCTCAATTTCCGCTGGCCGGAGGATAACGGTCAGAATATCCTCAATTTATTGCGCTATCCTGAATTCACTAATTATATGAAAGGACAGGATTTCAGCCGTCCTCTCACGCTGCAATTGAATAATTCCCACCATGTTGAATTCCGTGTGATGCCCTATTCCGAAGGGCAGCTACTGATGGTGGTGCGTGATATTACGCAAATGCACCAGCTTGAAGGTGCCAGACGTAACTTTTTTGCCAATGTAAGCCATGAGCTGAGAACCCCGCTGACGGTGTTGCAGGGCTATCTGGAAATGATGCAGGAAGACACGCTGGATGCGGCGTTACGCGGAAAAGCGTTGAGTACTATGCAGGAACAGACCCGACGCATGGACGGGCTGGTCAAACAGCTGCTGACCTTGTCCCGCATTGAGGCCGCGACAGCGATCGATCTGAATGAAAAAGTCGATATTCCACTGATGCTGCGCGTATTGCAGCGTGAAGCGCAGACCCTGAGCCAGGGGCGTCATGAGATCGTCTTTCGTGTGAATGAAAACCTCCGCGTGTTTGGTAATGAAGAACAGTTGCGCAGTGCGGTATCCAATCTGGTGTATAACGCGGTCAACCATACGCCAGAGGGAACGCGTATCGAAGTCTGTTGGCAGAAGATCCCTCAGGGGGCGCAATTTCAGGTCAGCGATAACGGGCCGGGTATTGCAGCCGAGCATTTGCCGCGTCTGACTGAACGTTTTTATCGGGTGGATAAAGCGCGTTCGCGACAGACGGGCGGCAGTGGGCTGGGGCTGGCGATTGTTAAGCATGCGCTCAGCCATCATGATTCCCGTCTGGAGATCATGAGTGAGGATGGTCTGGGATCACGTTTTGTCTTTACGTTGCCGAATCGGTTGATTGTCCCTGCCTCTCTGGCTGAAAATACGGCTAAACCTTCAGCCTGA